ACAAAATACTTAATTTAGTCCCATCATAAACATGAAGGGACTTTTTTTTTATACCAAACCTTACCTGCTGCCTGTTGTAACGTGCCTGGTTATACTTTTGCAGGCTTGCCAAACACCGCCGCCAAAACACGTTGTGGTAAAACAACAAAAGGCTGCAGTTCCCAAACGGACACCTCCAAAAACCCAACCCATTGTACCCGATTCGCTTTGCATTGCCGCCATGGGCGATATTATGCTGGGCACTTCCTATCCTAATAATGCTACCCTGCCGCCAGATAGCGCCATAAACAGTTTTAATGCAGTAAAGCCCGATCTGAAAGGTGCAAACGTGATATTCGGTAACCTTGAAGGATCTCTGTTAGATTCCGGCGATCCGGCGCATTACAAATTGCATCAAAAAAGCAAAGCCTTCCTGTTCAGGATGCCTACAAAATATGCTTCAGTTTTAAAGAGTGCCGGATTTAACGTGCTTAGCCTTGCCAATAACCATATCGGCGATTTTGATATTAAAGGTCGCAACAGCACCACACAAACATTGGATAGCCTCGGTATTCATTATGCAGGGCTGCTGATAAAGCCATCAACCGTTTTTGAAGTAAATGGCATCAAATATGGCTTTTGCTCATTTGCACCCAACGCCAACACAGTTCCTATACTTGATTTGAAGGGCGCTGCCAGCATCATCAGCGAATTAAAGCAACGATGTGATGTGGTGATTGTATCTTTTCATGGTGGCGGCGAGGGTGTTGATTATGAGCATGTGCCCCGTAAAATGGAAAGCTATATTAATGAAAAGCGTGGCGATGTATATGCCTTTGCCCATAATGCTATTGATGCCGGCGCCGACCTCATTTTTGGGAACGGCCCGCATGTTAACCGCGCCATGGAGTTGTATAAAAACAGGCTTATCGCTTACAGCCTGGGCAATTTTTGCACTTACCGCAGCGTGAGCGTTGCCGGTGTTTGCGGCTTTGCTCCGCTATTGAAAGTATACGTTAATAAAAAGGGCGAGTTTTTAAAAGGTAATATCATTTCATTCAGGCAGACGCATGACGGCGGCCTTAAACGCGATACCCTAAATAGCGCAGCCACCAGGATCAGGATATTGAGCGACAGCGACTTTGCAGGGGGAGGTCTCCATATTTCAGATCGCGGCGAGGTTGTAGTGCCCCAGGAAGAACTGAGCAGCAACTAATAAACGGGCAGCGAGGCACTAACTTAATTTTGCCTTCCTATCTCAAATAAACCGCGTCCTCTTCACCCTCTTCGTCCATCACAACATCTACATGTTCTTTTATAACAGTTGACAAAGCCATGCCGGCAAAATCAGTAGTTATCGGGAAGCTTTTGTGGTTACGATCTATTAAAACAGCCGTGCGTAGTTTTTTCAAGGGTACATCAAGGAAAACCCCGAAGCCATAAGCAAGGGTTTTGCCGCTGTTTAATACATCATCAACCAGTATCACTACTTTGTTGCTACAGGCATTTACGTCAAAATCGATATTAGCCTGCAGGCTGCTGCTTTGCTTATCCAATTCAATAGATAATAGTTTGCTGCTAAATGGAGCGATGTTATCCAAAATGGCTTTCAGGCGCCCGGCTATGTGGTTGCCACGGGGCAGTATGCCGGCTATCAGTATCTCTTCCTCGTCAAAATTATCTTCCAGTATCTGGTAAGCCATACGGTCCAGCTTTTGCTGTATCTGCTGCCGGTTTAATATCAGGAGTTTCTTTTCGGGCATGGGAAGAAAGCTTTGTAAGTTTTAACGGAGAACCGTTATAATGTTGGTTTTATACGCGGTAAATATACAAGTCCGTTTTAAGGTTTCAAGTTTAAACGCCGCACAATCTATTTTTTATACGGCACATAAACAAAGTTCGCTCCTTCGGGTACTACTACAAACACGCACATATATTCATTGGGATTTTTGTAGCTGCCGATAAAGCGCTCTTTCAATTCCGGTTTAATTACGCCGCGTTCAGTAAATTCTTCAAGGGTTGAAGCGTGAATGCTCCAGTCCGAATTCAAATCGTGCCTGTCCAGTATCAATTCGCCCAATTTTAGCTCGTGTTGATGAGCTATAAAAATTGGATATGATGATAGCCCCTCCACCATAATTTCGATGGCTACCTCATGTATCGAATCTTTAAAAAATTTAAGATCGCGCTCCAAACTCAGCAACGGACTATTTTTGGCCGGCTGTGGCTGGTTTTCATTATCCGGATTTAGCAGATCTTCGGGTTGCATATTTTCTGAATTGCTGTTTTCGTTTCGTTAATTTCAATAATGTTTCGTTGTTCTGCCATGATCCATCAACTATGAACTTTTTAACACCAATAACACCACATTTTCTACGTGCTGGGTATGAGGAAACATATCTACAGGTTGTATCTTTACGGTATCGTACTTTTCTTTTAATACCAGCAAATCGCGGGCCTGGGTAGCGGCATTACAGCTTACATAAACAATTTTAGGTGCCTCAATTTCCATCAAACGGGCAACCACATCGGGGTGCATACCTGCACGCGGCGGGTCGGTGATGATCACGTCAGGTTTGCCATGTTCGGCCACAAAATCAGCCACCAGTACATCCTTCATATCACCCGCATAAAATTTAGTGTTGGTGATATCATTAATTGCTGAGTTTACTTTGGCATCCTCAATGGCAGTGGGCACATATTCTACCCCTACCACTTCTTTTACGCTGCCCGCTATAAAATTGGCTATGGTACCGGCGCCGGTATACAAGTCATAAACCAGCTCGTTACCGCTAAAGCCTGCAAAATCGCGGGTTATCTCGTAAAGGCGTAGGGCCTGGATGCTGTTAGTTTGGTAAAACGATTTTGGGCCGATGCGGAATTTAATGCCGTTCATTTCCTCATGAATGTATTCTGGGCCTTTAAAGGCTATTACATCCTGGTCAAAAATGGTGTCGTTCTTTTTTTGGTTGATGATATATAACAATGACGTTATTTCGGGGAAACCGGCATCAATAAAGTTCATCAGCTTATCAATATCCTCCTGCTCAACATAGGCAAACACTACTATAACCATGATCTCGCCGGTTGACGATGTACGCACAATCAGGTTTCGTAATGCTCCTTCGTGGTTACGCAGGTTATAAAATGAATACCCCTGCTCAATCACAAAATCGCGGATACTATTTCGCAGATCATTTGAGGGTTCGGCCTGCAGGTAGCAGTGCTTTACATCCAAAATTTTATCAAAGCGGCCGGGGATATGAAAGCCAAGGGCGTTCATGTTCAGCGCTTCATCTTCTTTGTTCTCGCCATCATATAACCAGCGTTTATCGCTAAAGGTATATTCCAGCTTGTTGCGGTAGTAACGGTCGGCCGGTGATGGGATGATGTCCATGATGCCATCTACGTCAATTTTGGCTATCCGGCCAAGGGCATCGGCAACAGATTTTTGTTTGAATTTAAGCTGCGCCTCATAGGTCATGTGCTGCCATTTGCAGCCGCCGCAGGTACCAAAGTGCTCACAGAATGGTGTGGTACGGTATTCCGATGCTTGTTTCAGGTTAAAAATTTTGCCTTCGCCAAAATTCTTTTTGCTTTTGTAAACCTGTACATCTACAACATCGCCGGGTATGGCTTTATCAACAAAAAGCACAAAGTCGTCGGTTTTGCCCACGCCTTTTCCTTCTTCGGCAATATCTATTATCCGAACGTCTTCAAAAAACTTCTGTTTTGCAACTTTATTCATCAGGCTGCAAAGGTAACAATCAGAATCAAGAAGTTAGAATCAAGAATAAAAGACGAAAAAAGCCATAGCAGCCTTAGAGGAATAAACCCATTAAATAGCTTACAATATCTGTTAATGGATTAAACTCAATATCGAACTGCTCGTCTACCTGTTTTGAAAAATCTGTTAGTTCACGGCTCATAGTATTTAAATTTACTATGCAAACATAATAAATATTATACCATATACCAAAACGGTATATGGTATATAAATATAAGGTTTAGGTTGTTATGAAATAAGATGTTTAGCTATGGGCCGCATCCGCTTTTATTGTTTCCTGCTTATCCCAGTTAATCTTCCGCGAGAAATACATCAGCACACCTACAATAATGAACAGGGCTATACTCCCTACCATCAACGCCAGGTCTTCCAGTTGGATGATCACGAAAATAAATGTGTAAAATACCGATAGGATAAAAGCAAATAACACCGCCGCCATCCTGTTTTTTAATATGGAGGCTATGAAGGTTGCTATGAGGCCAATGGTTGCAACGGAGGCCACAAGGTAAGCAAAGTTAAAACCAATTTGTTCAGAGAAGGATAGCAATAGCAGGTAGTAAATGATCATGGCAGCGGCTATCAGAACATAATTGAAAATGTGGATGCTTTGCTTGCGGATAACCTCGGTTAAAAACAGGGAGATAAAAGTAAGCAGCACAATTAAAATGGCATACTTGCTGGTGCGCGTTGTTTTTTGATACTGATCAACCGGTAAACGAAGTTTAATTCCAAACGTAGCGTCGGCTTGCTTTTTCTCGTTGTTTAGCAAGCCGTTATCGTCAACCCATTGCTGCGGGAAGGGCCGGTTATAATACAATATTTTCCAGTGCGATTTAAAACCACCGCTATCTACCGTGCGTTCGTCTGGCAAATAACGGCCGTCAAAACTTGGGCTGGCCCAACTGCCGCCGGCTTGTACATCAGTAGTTTTGCCCAGGTGTAAAAAGCTAAGTTCCTGGCTGCCCTTCATATCCAGGTTATAATCAAAGGTAAATTCGCCATCCTTTGTTCCTGATAAATCGATGGCCGCCTGTAGTCCATCGCCCGGTAACAATGTGCTATTAAATACAGGCTCGGCAGTTAAGGTTTGGCCGGCTGCTTTTATCACCGGATTGTTTTTTAAACCTTTTAAATCGGTAATACTAAAAATCAGGCGCGCCTTATCCAATACAAGCTGATCGGCGGTTAAAGAAAGACCGGCAAGGCTGGCCTTTGAAAAGTTTCCGGATACTTTAACCAGCGAGTTGTAAACCGCTACATCAAAAATACCCCTATGCAATATCTGTGTATTAAGGCCTGCCTTAATATTTAAATTATCGGGCAGGATATAAAGGTTTTCCATAGCGTCCTGCCTGGTTACTTTGTTGGCTGTATCTGTTTTCTGGATATGTTTTCTGTAAGGAATCACCAATACCGGCCCCGCTACCAACTGCCCTCCCGACCATTTGTCTGATACATCATTTATCATCTCGTCCTGCCGCTGCGCGCGCTCGCTTATCAGGTTATTAATCAGCGATGAGGGGATGAGCAATACTATAATCAGCA
The genomic region above belongs to Mucilaginibacter sp. KACC 22773 and contains:
- a CDS encoding CapA family protein; amino-acid sequence: MKGLFFYTKPYLLPVVTCLVILLQACQTPPPKHVVVKQQKAAVPKRTPPKTQPIVPDSLCIAAMGDIMLGTSYPNNATLPPDSAINSFNAVKPDLKGANVIFGNLEGSLLDSGDPAHYKLHQKSKAFLFRMPTKYASVLKSAGFNVLSLANNHIGDFDIKGRNSTTQTLDSLGIHYAGLLIKPSTVFEVNGIKYGFCSFAPNANTVPILDLKGAASIISELKQRCDVVIVSFHGGGEGVDYEHVPRKMESYINEKRGDVYAFAHNAIDAGADLIFGNGPHVNRAMELYKNRLIAYSLGNFCTYRSVSVAGVCGFAPLLKVYVNKKGEFLKGNIISFRQTHDGGLKRDTLNSAATRIRILSDSDFAGGGLHISDRGEVVVPQEELSSN
- a CDS encoding phosphoribosyltransferase family protein; this translates as MPEKKLLILNRQQIQQKLDRMAYQILEDNFDEEEILIAGILPRGNHIAGRLKAILDNIAPFSSKLLSIELDKQSSSLQANIDFDVNACSNKVVILVDDVLNSGKTLAYGFGVFLDVPLKKLRTAVLIDRNHKSFPITTDFAGMALSTVIKEHVDVVMDEEGEEDAVYLR
- the rlmD gene encoding 23S rRNA (uracil(1939)-C(5))-methyltransferase RlmD; this translates as MNKVAKQKFFEDVRIIDIAEEGKGVGKTDDFVLFVDKAIPGDVVDVQVYKSKKNFGEGKIFNLKQASEYRTTPFCEHFGTCGGCKWQHMTYEAQLKFKQKSVADALGRIAKIDVDGIMDIIPSPADRYYRNKLEYTFSDKRWLYDGENKEDEALNMNALGFHIPGRFDKILDVKHCYLQAEPSNDLRNSIRDFVIEQGYSFYNLRNHEGALRNLIVRTSSTGEIMVIVVFAYVEQEDIDKLMNFIDAGFPEITSLLYIINQKKNDTIFDQDVIAFKGPEYIHEEMNGIKFRIGPKSFYQTNSIQALRLYEITRDFAGFSGNELVYDLYTGAGTIANFIAGSVKEVVGVEYVPTAIEDAKVNSAINDITNTKFYAGDMKDVLVADFVAEHGKPDVIITDPPRAGMHPDVVARLMEIEAPKIVYVSCNAATQARDLLVLKEKYDTVKIQPVDMFPHTQHVENVVLLVLKSS
- the creD gene encoding cell envelope integrity protein CreD, producing MDWLKESVTVKLLFIGVLIIVLLIPSSLINNLISERAQRQDEMINDVSDKWSGGQLVAGPVLVIPYRKHIQKTDTANKVTRQDAMENLYILPDNLNIKAGLNTQILHRGIFDVAVYNSLVKVSGNFSKASLAGLSLTADQLVLDKARLIFSITDLKGLKNNPVIKAAGQTLTAEPVFNSTLLPGDGLQAAIDLSGTKDGEFTFDYNLDMKGSQELSFLHLGKTTDVQAGGSWASPSFDGRYLPDERTVDSGGFKSHWKILYYNRPFPQQWVDDNGLLNNEKKQADATFGIKLRLPVDQYQKTTRTSKYAILIVLLTFISLFLTEVIRKQSIHIFNYVLIAAAMIIYYLLLLSFSEQIGFNFAYLVASVATIGLIATFIASILKNRMAAVLFAFILSVFYTFIFVIIQLEDLALMVGSIALFIIVGVLMYFSRKINWDKQETIKADAAHS